A single genomic interval of Eurosta solidaginis isolate ZX-2024a chromosome 3, ASM4086904v1, whole genome shotgun sequence harbors:
- the LOC137247242 gene encoding tigger transposable element-derived protein 4-like: MRMIAFKVRNNMAPKKKVLSIKEKMEIINVFVKDKLSVRGVAKSFNIGKPQAAEINKNKEKMHSKWESGVNVHQKRSFLKKGGSKINKMYFNWFTKARRQNIPTSGPILKGKAMEIAGKLGVSNFNASDGWLNKWRIRNNVAFKCVSGEAADVYQDSVEQFRTKLPSLLIGYKPQDIYNADESGIILPVNYQRKDSQFCSVLTWLEIRSCFWL, encoded by the exons ATGCGAATGATTGCCTTCAAAGTTCGTAATAATATGGCGCCGAAAAAGAAGGTACtttctattaaagaaaaaatggaaattaTTAATGTTTTTGTAAAAGATAAATTATCAGTACGTGGAGTTGCAAAAAG TTTCAATATTGGCAAACCACAAGCtgctgaaatcaataaaaataaagaaaaaatgcaTTCTAAATGGGAATCTGGAGTTAATGTTCATCAAAAGAGAAGTTTTCTTAAAAAAGGCGGCTCTAAAATAAACAAGATGTATTTTAATTGGTTCACTAAGGCTAGAAGACAAAACATTCCGACTTCTGGACCCATTTTGAAAGGAAAGGCAATGGAAATTGCAGGCAAACTGGGTGTATctaattttaatgcttcagatggaTGGTTAAACAAATGGCGAATAAGGAATAATGTTGCTTTCAAATGCGTATCTGGTGAAGCTGCAGATGTATACCAGGATAGTGTCGAACAGTTTAGGACAAAACTGCCATCTCTGTTGATCGGTTACAAGCCTCAAGACATTTACAACGCAGACGAAAGTGGGATTATCCTTC CGGTAAACTATCAAAGGAAAGACTCACAATTTTGTTCTGTGCTAACATGGCTGGAGATAAGGAGCTGCTTTTGGTTATAG